In Mugil cephalus isolate CIBA_MC_2020 chromosome 20, CIBA_Mcephalus_1.1, whole genome shotgun sequence, the following are encoded in one genomic region:
- the LOC124998252 gene encoding macrophage mannose receptor 1-like, protein MAQVLEAGKKYFYGHLWIGLYLDSNAWEWSLQNEDYYGEGEKNYRMWKLGEPSNSGGIENCAVLFSQGTWNDAPCSNMYSFVCINGTEGSYNFVMSAESKSWNEAQSYCREHYIDLASVRNQQENDQIVEMANGKATWIGLTRGKWKWSDQSPLSFRQWNTIDNQPRGNLSFPCVLLHEDKWEGEYCARKLYFVCFATFVDKQLLRIRVTKNKSSWNLEDAAGAILQQMNETLYKRDHALGKNTKLAWRKQSDGKIFHPE, encoded by the exons ATGGCTCAGGTgctggaagctggaaagaaaTACTTTTACGGTCATTTATGGATAGGACTGTATCTCGACAGCAATGCCTGGGAGTGGTCGCTGCAAAACGAGGACTATTAtggtgaaggagagaaaaactACAGGATGTGGAAGCTTGGAGAACCCAGTAACTCTGGCGGAATTGAGAACTGTGCGGTGTTATTCAGCCAAGGCACATGGAATGACGCACCGTGCAGTAATATGTACTCGTTTGTCTGCATTAATG GAACGGAGGGTTCTTACAACTTTGTTATGTCTGCTGAGTCCAAGTCCTGGAACGAGGCTCAGAGTTACTGCAGGGAACACTACATTGACCTGGCCAGTGTGAGGAACCAACAAGAGAATGATCAGATAGTCGAAATGGCTAACGGCAAAGCAACGTGGATAGGGCTCACCAGAGGCAAGTGGAAGTGGTCAGACCAGAGCCCCCtgtcattcagacagtggaataCAATAGATAACCAACCACGTGGCAACTTGTCTTTTCCCTGCGTGCTTCTACATGAAGACAAATGGGAAGGCGAATACTGCGCAAGAAAATTATACTTCGTCTGTTTTG CCACATTCGTGGATAAGCAGTTGTTGCGCATCAGAGTAACTAAAAACAAGTCTTCTTGGAACTTGGAGGATGCAGCAGGTGCCATCTTGCAGCAG aTGAATGAGACGCTGTACAAACGCGACCACGCTTTGGGTAAAAATACTAAGCTGGCTTGGAGGAAGCAGTCCGACGGTAAAATCTTCCACCCAGAATAA